One stretch of Eggerthella lenta DSM 2243 DNA includes these proteins:
- a CDS encoding glycosyltransferase: protein MDTDENTARPLAPENEPASIELADADDGALAPPEDELKKPLVIVMHASVGSGHRSAAYAVAQAFELMRDADGERTDGQPPIPDDLDIEVIDVLDYGRIVFDGNNAASLFTGATRPIYDLTWRFTLTGRLLWGGGSIWSHLMYSKFTDYVRDRQPLAIVCTHITAANVAVAARMLTGQHYPIVCVPTDYETEGLWPHKAADLFCVANESMAETLRPRKVPEESILITGIPTRDDFRRAYDRPSVREQLELPQDRRIVLALAGAYLPRPYVHFRTALDKLLPYLHGFDDTLHFVFVAGSDADYARHLRQECDDLGLSNATVLDYVDDMAALMAASDLVICKSGGLTVTECLCAQVPMILLGKAYGQEKVNVQMLTSLGAAMHVTTARELLDTLRHVARNPESAHAMLINGSFLRHPNAAEDIANATLRLIAAPKNPDDPRYRKHLLHFYWGKKPAHIR, encoded by the coding sequence ATGGACACCGACGAGAACACTGCGCGCCCGCTCGCGCCGGAAAACGAACCCGCCTCTATCGAGCTGGCGGACGCCGACGACGGCGCGCTCGCGCCTCCCGAAGACGAGCTGAAGAAGCCCCTGGTCATCGTGATGCACGCATCGGTGGGCTCCGGCCACCGCAGCGCTGCCTACGCCGTCGCGCAGGCGTTCGAGCTCATGCGCGACGCGGACGGCGAGCGGACGGACGGCCAGCCTCCCATCCCCGACGACCTCGACATCGAGGTGATCGACGTGCTGGATTACGGCCGCATCGTGTTCGACGGAAACAACGCTGCGTCGCTGTTCACGGGCGCCACGCGTCCCATCTACGACCTCACCTGGCGCTTCACGCTCACCGGACGGCTTCTGTGGGGCGGCGGCTCCATCTGGTCGCACCTCATGTACTCGAAGTTCACCGACTACGTGCGCGACAGGCAGCCGCTGGCCATCGTGTGCACGCACATCACCGCCGCCAACGTGGCCGTGGCGGCGCGCATGCTGACCGGCCAGCACTACCCCATCGTGTGCGTTCCCACCGACTACGAGACCGAGGGCCTCTGGCCGCACAAGGCCGCCGATCTGTTCTGCGTCGCGAACGAGTCGATGGCCGAGACGCTGCGCCCGCGCAAGGTGCCCGAGGAGAGCATCCTCATCACCGGCATCCCCACGCGCGACGATTTCCGCCGCGCCTACGACCGCCCCTCCGTGCGCGAGCAGTTGGAGCTGCCCCAGGATAGGCGCATCGTGCTGGCCTTGGCGGGCGCGTACCTGCCCCGCCCCTACGTGCACTTCCGCACCGCGCTGGACAAGCTGCTGCCCTACCTGCACGGCTTCGACGACACGCTGCACTTCGTGTTCGTGGCCGGAAGCGACGCCGACTACGCGCGCCACCTGCGCCAGGAATGCGACGATCTGGGGCTCTCCAACGCCACCGTACTCGACTACGTGGACGACATGGCTGCGCTCATGGCGGCCAGCGACCTGGTCATCTGCAAGTCGGGAGGCCTCACGGTTACCGAGTGCCTGTGCGCGCAGGTCCCGATGATCCTTCTGGGCAAAGCGTACGGCCAGGAGAAGGTGAACGTGCAGATGCTCACCTCGCTGGGCGCCGCCATGCACGTGACCACGGCGCGCGAGCTGCTGGACACGCTGCGCCACGTGGCGCGCAACCCCGAAAGCGCCCACGCCATGCTGATCAACGGCAGCTTCCTGCGCCACCCGAACGCCGCCGAGGACATCGCGAACGCCACGCTGCGCCTGATAGCCGCGCCGAAGAACCCCGACGACCCGCGCTACCGCAAGCACCTGCTGCACTTCTACTGGGGAAAGAAGCCCGCCCACATCCGCTAA
- a CDS encoding FAD-dependent oxidoreductase has translation MDTEPLQSIDVAIVGAGVAGATTARALARWRLNVVVLEAGNDVACGATRANSGIVHAGYDPLPGTLKARFNAAGSKLFPQWADELGFSYVRNGSLVLAFSDEELASIRRLVARAAENGVEGVRELDAAEVRALEPHASPHVRGGLLAETGAICDPYEVALFSAEQAALHGTAFRFNERVVSVERLAAGSPSSARYLLSTSTGARYAARAVVNAAGVFADELNNAVSAHRLRIAARRGEYCLYDSEYGPLFSHTVFQAPSSAGKGVLVTPTVHGNLLVGPNAVEQASKTDLSTSAEGLRFVLDAAKKTWPDAGARGMIANFAGLRASNADGDDFVIGEPDDAPGFFNIACFDSPGLTSAPAVAEHVAQAVAEQLGAEANGEFQASRERCKPFAERDEAERARAIEADPRWGHIVCRCCEVTEAEIVAALHAPLPVLSLDALKWRTRAMMGRCHGGFCSPEIARIVARETGVAPDVLDKRLPGSPVVAASRPDYAELARKGERSEAQDAERERAHVYDVAVAGGGAAGIAAAQAAAQQGARVLLLDREEKLGGILKQCVHNGFGLHRFGVELTGPEYAQREIDALADAGSVDVLAGASVTSVDPGRPDDGAPLTVHAVDARGAHAIAARAVVLATGSRERGLGALNLAGSRPSGVFSAGSAQNFMNLQGCLPGRRAVILGSGDIGLIMARRLASQGAEVVGVHELMPHPSGLRRNVVQCLDDFGIPLHLSSTVTRLEGEGRLSAVYVSQVDPETIQVIPGTEQRIACDTLLLSVGLVPENEVAKSAGVGLDPVTGGARVDNRLATDVPGVFACGNALHVHDLVDHASQEGERAGAAAAAYARQAASGASAARDAHVAVPVMAGEDVRYVVPQSIDAATPPDEKLMLSLRVARTVNEPRFVVEGIDEAGRVRELKRAKTMIAVPAEMVLVVLPAGAAAGCSAVRVRVEGRDEAARVADETGMAGGGAD, from the coding sequence ATGGATACCGAACCTCTGCAGAGCATCGACGTTGCGATCGTGGGAGCCGGCGTTGCCGGCGCGACGACGGCGCGTGCATTGGCGCGCTGGCGTCTGAACGTCGTGGTGCTTGAGGCAGGCAACGATGTGGCCTGCGGCGCGACGCGAGCGAACTCTGGCATCGTGCATGCCGGCTACGACCCTTTGCCTGGAACGCTCAAGGCTCGCTTCAACGCGGCCGGGTCCAAGCTGTTTCCGCAATGGGCCGACGAGCTGGGATTCTCCTACGTCCGCAACGGCTCGCTCGTGCTCGCGTTCTCCGATGAGGAGCTGGCCAGCATACGGCGCCTCGTGGCGCGCGCGGCGGAGAACGGCGTGGAAGGCGTGCGCGAGCTGGACGCCGCCGAAGTGCGCGCGCTCGAACCGCATGCGAGCCCGCACGTGCGCGGCGGCCTGCTGGCCGAGACGGGCGCCATTTGCGACCCGTACGAGGTTGCCCTGTTCTCGGCAGAGCAGGCGGCGCTGCACGGCACGGCGTTCCGCTTCAACGAGCGCGTCGTGTCCGTCGAGCGCCTGGCCGCGGGCTCGCCCTCGTCCGCGCGCTATCTGCTGTCCACCTCGACAGGCGCGCGGTACGCGGCGCGCGCGGTGGTGAACGCCGCCGGCGTGTTCGCCGACGAGCTGAACAATGCCGTGAGCGCGCATCGCCTGCGCATCGCGGCGCGGCGCGGCGAGTACTGCCTGTACGATTCCGAGTACGGCCCGCTGTTCTCGCATACCGTGTTTCAGGCGCCGTCGTCAGCGGGCAAGGGCGTGCTCGTGACGCCCACCGTGCACGGCAACCTGCTGGTGGGGCCGAACGCCGTGGAGCAGGCGAGCAAGACCGACCTGTCCACGAGCGCGGAGGGGCTGCGCTTCGTGCTGGACGCCGCGAAGAAGACGTGGCCCGACGCCGGCGCGCGCGGCATGATCGCGAACTTCGCAGGGCTGCGCGCCTCGAACGCCGACGGCGACGACTTCGTCATCGGCGAACCGGACGACGCGCCCGGGTTCTTCAACATCGCCTGCTTCGACTCGCCGGGGCTCACCTCGGCTCCGGCCGTAGCCGAGCACGTGGCGCAGGCGGTGGCGGAACAGCTGGGCGCGGAGGCGAACGGGGAATTCCAGGCGAGTCGCGAGCGCTGCAAGCCGTTCGCCGAGCGCGACGAGGCCGAGCGTGCGCGCGCCATCGAGGCCGACCCGCGGTGGGGGCACATCGTGTGCCGCTGCTGCGAGGTGACCGAGGCCGAGATCGTGGCCGCGCTGCACGCTCCGCTGCCCGTGCTGTCGCTCGACGCGCTGAAGTGGCGCACGCGCGCGATGATGGGGCGCTGCCACGGCGGGTTCTGCTCGCCGGAGATCGCGCGCATCGTGGCGCGCGAGACGGGCGTGGCGCCCGACGTGCTGGACAAGCGCCTGCCGGGATCGCCCGTGGTGGCCGCTTCGCGCCCCGATTACGCGGAGCTGGCGCGCAAGGGCGAGCGGTCGGAGGCGCAGGACGCGGAGCGCGAGCGCGCGCATGTCTACGACGTGGCGGTGGCGGGCGGCGGGGCAGCCGGCATCGCCGCAGCCCAGGCGGCCGCGCAGCAGGGCGCGCGCGTGCTTTTGCTCGACCGCGAGGAGAAGCTGGGCGGCATCCTCAAGCAGTGCGTGCACAACGGGTTCGGGCTGCACCGCTTCGGCGTGGAGCTGACGGGTCCCGAGTACGCGCAGCGCGAGATCGACGCGCTTGCGGACGCGGGCTCGGTGGACGTGCTGGCGGGTGCCAGCGTGACGTCCGTCGATCCGGGGCGCCCGGACGACGGAGCGCCGCTCACGGTGCACGCGGTGGACGCGCGCGGCGCGCATGCCATCGCGGCGCGCGCCGTGGTGCTGGCCACCGGCTCGCGCGAGCGCGGGCTGGGCGCGCTCAACCTGGCGGGCTCGCGTCCGTCGGGCGTGTTCTCGGCGGGCAGCGCGCAGAACTTCATGAACCTCCAAGGGTGCCTGCCCGGACGTCGCGCGGTGATCCTCGGGTCGGGAGACATCGGGCTGATCATGGCGCGCCGTTTGGCGTCGCAGGGGGCCGAGGTGGTGGGCGTGCACGAGCTGATGCCGCATCCGTCCGGTCTGCGTCGCAACGTGGTGCAGTGCCTGGACGACTTCGGCATCCCGCTGCACCTCAGCTCCACGGTGACGCGGCTGGAAGGGGAGGGTCGCCTGAGCGCGGTGTACGTGTCGCAGGTGGATCCCGAGACGATCCAGGTGATCCCCGGCACCGAGCAGCGCATCGCGTGCGACACGCTGCTGCTGTCGGTGGGCCTCGTGCCCGAGAACGAGGTGGCGAAGTCGGCCGGGGTGGGGCTCGATCCCGTCACCGGCGGAGCGCGGGTGGACAACCGTTTGGCTACCGACGTTCCCGGCGTGTTCGCCTGCGGCAACGCGCTGCACGTGCACGATCTGGTGGACCATGCGTCGCAAGAGGGCGAGCGCGCGGGCGCCGCCGCGGCCGCTTATGCGCGGCAGGCGGCCTCGGGCGCCTCGGCCGCGCGCGATGCGCATGTCGCCGTTCCCGTGATGGCGGGCGAGGACGTGCGCTACGTGGTGCCGCAGAGCATCGACGCCGCCACGCCGCCCGACGAGAAGCTCATGCTGTCGCTGCGCGTCGCGCGCACGGTGAACGAGCCGCGCTTCGTGGTGGAGGGGATCGACGAAGCCGGCCGGGTGCGCGAGCTGAAGCGCGCGAAGACGATGATCGCCGTGCCCGCCGAGATGGTGCTCGTCGTCCTGCCCGCGGGCGCCGCGGCGGGGTGCTCGGCCGTGCGCGTGCGCGTCGAGGGCCGCGACGAGGCCGCGCGCGTGGCCGACGAGACCGGCATGGCCGGAGGAGGCGCCGACTGA
- a CDS encoding DUF1667 domain-containing protein yields the protein MQFATDIAAYTCICCPLGCRIEVALDENGQVSEVSGYTCKRGADYAAQEAVAPERMVTAVLCVSGCLEPVSVKTQRPVPKAAMKDVLAAVAALRLDAPVAAGDVLIEDVCGTGVAVVATKSVC from the coding sequence ATGCAGTTCGCTACCGACATCGCCGCCTACACGTGCATCTGCTGCCCGCTGGGCTGCCGTATAGAGGTCGCGCTCGACGAGAACGGGCAGGTGAGCGAGGTTTCCGGCTATACCTGCAAGCGCGGGGCCGACTACGCGGCGCAGGAGGCCGTCGCCCCCGAGCGCATGGTGACCGCCGTGCTGTGCGTGTCCGGCTGCCTGGAGCCGGTCAGCGTGAAGACGCAGCGTCCCGTGCCGAAAGCCGCTATGAAGGACGTGCTGGCCGCCGTCGCCGCGCTGCGGCTCGACGCGCCGGTCGCGGCCGGAGACGTGCTGATCGAGGACGTATGCGGCACCGGCGTGGCCGTCGTCGCCACGAAAAGCGTATGCTGA
- a CDS encoding DEAD/DEAH box helicase, protein MKQFNELGLSDQALEAVARLGYEAPTPVQEQAIPLALEGRDLIAAAKTGTGKTAAFSLPSLDRLGHAKGGQGPLMLVVTPTRELAQQIGEVCTAIAASTHHRILTVVGGLSYTPQINKLKHGVDILIATPGRLVDLMEQGAVRLGDVEVLVLDEADRMLDMGFWPAMKKIIGATPASRQTLLFSATIDASIKNSVGKLLHDPAFVEIAHKGETADTVEQYIVHVAQTLKPALLKAVLAEKGSDRVIVFARTRSRADSTCRRLKRAGYTAEAIHSDRSQAQRRRALDNFAAGKTGVLVATDVLARGIDVEEVDYVVNYDLPTQPEDYVHRIGRTGRAGAAGFAVSFVSPETADALRDIEKLIKRPIPEMEVPSFDAEQAAEEAAGKAARADARRDPEIKQAAKEMAARERKKAKAREQAQAEDAPKNAPKRKAPKKPVASKGAQPNRQQPGRANAKQGQPGQRSGKPASGGARPAQSSAKKGGPDLRPGRAHRASLAQQRSRGGKRK, encoded by the coding sequence ATGAAGCAATTCAACGAACTCGGCCTGTCCGACCAGGCTCTTGAAGCCGTCGCGCGCCTGGGCTACGAAGCGCCCACGCCCGTCCAGGAGCAGGCCATCCCTCTCGCGCTCGAAGGGCGCGACCTCATCGCCGCCGCCAAGACCGGCACCGGCAAGACCGCGGCCTTCTCGCTGCCCTCGCTCGACCGCCTGGGCCATGCCAAGGGCGGGCAGGGCCCGCTCATGCTCGTGGTCACCCCCACGCGCGAGCTGGCCCAGCAGATCGGCGAGGTGTGCACCGCCATCGCCGCCTCCACGCATCACCGCATCCTCACCGTGGTGGGCGGCCTGTCCTACACCCCGCAGATCAACAAGCTCAAGCACGGCGTGGACATCCTCATCGCCACGCCGGGCCGCCTGGTCGACCTCATGGAACAGGGCGCCGTGCGCCTCGGCGACGTGGAGGTGCTCGTGCTGGACGAGGCCGACCGCATGCTGGACATGGGCTTCTGGCCGGCCATGAAGAAGATCATCGGCGCCACGCCCGCCTCGCGCCAGACGCTGCTGTTCTCGGCCACCATCGACGCGTCCATCAAGAACAGCGTGGGCAAGCTGCTGCACGACCCGGCGTTCGTCGAGATCGCCCACAAGGGCGAGACGGCCGACACCGTAGAGCAGTACATCGTCCACGTGGCGCAGACCCTCAAGCCGGCGCTGCTCAAGGCCGTGCTGGCCGAGAAGGGCTCCGACCGCGTCATCGTGTTCGCCCGCACGCGCAGCCGCGCCGATTCCACGTGCCGCCGCCTCAAGCGCGCGGGCTACACCGCCGAGGCTATCCACTCCGACCGCAGCCAGGCGCAGCGCCGCCGCGCGCTCGACAACTTCGCCGCCGGCAAGACGGGCGTGCTCGTGGCAACCGACGTGCTGGCGCGCGGCATCGACGTGGAGGAAGTGGACTACGTCGTGAACTATGACCTGCCCACCCAGCCCGAGGATTACGTCCACCGCATCGGCCGCACGGGTCGAGCGGGCGCCGCGGGCTTCGCCGTGTCGTTCGTAAGCCCCGAGACGGCCGACGCGCTTCGCGACATCGAGAAGCTCATCAAGCGCCCCATTCCCGAGATGGAGGTGCCTTCGTTCGATGCCGAGCAGGCCGCCGAAGAGGCCGCGGGCAAGGCCGCCCGCGCCGACGCGCGCCGCGACCCCGAGATCAAGCAGGCCGCCAAGGAGATGGCCGCGCGCGAGCGCAAGAAGGCCAAGGCCCGCGAGCAGGCGCAGGCCGAAGACGCGCCGAAAAACGCCCCGAAGCGCAAGGCGCCGAAGAAGCCCGTCGCGTCGAAGGGCGCCCAGCCGAACCGCCAGCAGCCGGGCCGGGCGAACGCGAAGCAAGGGCAGCCCGGCCAGCGCAGCGGCAAGCCCGCGTCCGGAGGCGCGCGCCCCGCGCAGTCTTCGGCGAAGAAGGGCGGTCCCGATCTCCGTCCGGGCCGCGCTCATCGCGCCAGCCTCGCCCAGCAGCGCAGCAGAGGCGGCAAGCGCAAATAG
- the rplT gene encoding 50S ribosomal protein L20 produces MPRVKRAVSAHKKRRTVLNRAKGYYGAKSRSYRAAKEQVQHSLQYMYRDRRNKKREIRRLWITRINAAARINGMSYSVLMNGLKKAGVQLDRKVLSDMAINDPAAFTAITEVAKKAL; encoded by the coding sequence ATGCCTCGTGTCAAGCGCGCAGTCAGCGCCCATAAGAAGCGTCGTACCGTCCTCAATCGCGCCAAGGGCTACTACGGTGCGAAGTCCCGTTCTTACCGTGCCGCGAAGGAGCAGGTGCAGCATTCGCTCCAGTACATGTACCGCGACCGCCGCAACAAGAAGCGCGAGATCCGCCGTCTGTGGATCACCCGCATCAACGCGGCCGCCCGCATCAACGGTATGAGCTACTCGGTGCTCATGAACGGCCTCAAGAAGGCAGGCGTGCAGCTGGACCGCAAGGTGCTGTCCGACATGGCCATCAACGATCCCGCGGCGTTCACCGCCATCACCGAGGTCGCCAAGAAGGCTCTGTAG
- a CDS encoding NifB/NifX family molybdenum-iron cluster-binding protein, whose amino-acid sequence MRIAVASEGLAVSPYFGHCASFTCYRIERGIIVECQNMPNPHQTPARIAAVLRELDVTAVITGIIERDAVEALQAADIEVVSNQAGSARDAAEAYLAHTLIGTDEWHNDEEVLGAIES is encoded by the coding sequence ATGAGAATAGCGGTGGCGAGCGAAGGACTGGCCGTATCTCCCTATTTCGGACATTGCGCAAGCTTCACCTGCTATAGGATCGAACGGGGCATCATCGTCGAGTGCCAGAACATGCCGAACCCTCATCAGACCCCTGCCCGCATCGCCGCGGTGCTGCGCGAGCTCGATGTGACGGCGGTCATCACCGGCATCATCGAGCGCGACGCCGTGGAAGCGCTGCAAGCAGCCGATATCGAAGTAGTGTCCAACCAAGCAGGAAGCGCCCGAGATGCAGCCGAGGCGTATCTCGCCCACACTCTCATCGGCACGGACGAATGGCATAACGACGAAGAAGTCCTCGGAGCCATCGAGTCGTAG
- the rpmI gene encoding 50S ribosomal protein L35: MPKMKTHRGTAKRFRVTGSGKIMRSKAFKSHIMTKKSQKRKRNFRHETEVATADQKVIARNLGLR; the protein is encoded by the coding sequence ATGCCTAAGATGAAGACTCATCGCGGCACCGCGAAGCGATTCCGCGTTACCGGTTCCGGCAAGATCATGCGCTCGAAGGCGTTCAAGAGCCACATCATGACGAAGAAGAGCCAGAAGCGCAAGCGCAACTTCCGCCATGAAACCGAAGTGGCCACGGCTGACCAGAAGGTCATCGCCCGTAACCTCGGCCTCCGCTAA
- the infC gene encoding translation initiation factor IF-3, with product MDWEVSAIAAQEPRLNEEITVRECRLIGFDGEQMGIYVTAEAQRVADNQGLDLVEIAPNAEPPVCRIMDYGKFKYDQAIKAKQARKNQSKVETKEMKFRPKIDVGDYTTKKKHVMRFLEAGNKVKITIMFRGREMAHPELGLTILERLADDLKDEAVIENQPKMEGRNMHMLIAPLPAAVAAKKKKENEKKEEGNDHA from the coding sequence ATGGATTGGGAGGTGAGCGCGATAGCTGCTCAGGAGCCTCGGCTCAACGAAGAGATCACGGTTCGCGAATGCCGTTTGATCGGCTTCGATGGCGAACAGATGGGTATTTACGTGACGGCGGAAGCCCAGCGGGTGGCCGACAACCAGGGGCTCGACCTCGTGGAAATCGCGCCGAACGCGGAACCGCCCGTGTGCCGCATCATGGATTACGGCAAGTTCAAGTACGACCAGGCCATCAAGGCCAAGCAGGCTCGCAAGAACCAGAGCAAGGTCGAAACGAAGGAAATGAAGTTCCGGCCGAAGATCGACGTGGGCGACTACACGACGAAGAAGAAGCACGTCATGCGCTTCCTCGAAGCCGGCAACAAGGTGAAGATCACCATCATGTTCCGCGGTCGCGAAATGGCGCACCCGGAGCTGGGTCTCACCATCCTGGAGCGTCTGGCCGACGACCTGAAGGACGAAGCGGTCATCGAGAACCAGCCCAAGATGGAAGGCCGCAACATGCACATGCTCATCGCCCCGCTGCCTGCGGCAGTCGCGGCGAAGAAAAAGAAAGAGAACGAGAAGAAAGAAGAAGGGAACGACCATGCCTAA
- a CDS encoding EamA family transporter, with translation MQKNTLKYSAVVFLGGASYGVMAATIKCALAEGFSWTQTAASQAFFGALLFAVALAALTVLGKRPVPLSPKRVLSLLGLGLATCTTCVLYNFALTMLPVSVAITLLFQFTWIGIVFQVVATRRKPRLAEIVAAAVILGGTLLASGLFSNTVGHLDPLGILCALLSAVSCATFMFLSARVGCDLPPIERGLVVCLGACILGFAVCPDYFSSGALQAGIWKYGLILGVFGLFVPVVLFGIGTPHLSAGLSTIMASSELPCGIAISVLVLSEPVDALQTAGIAVIMLGVAVSQLPNLLPQGASARFRKKRLQ, from the coding sequence ATGCAGAAGAACACCTTGAAATACTCCGCCGTCGTGTTCCTCGGCGGCGCCAGCTACGGCGTGATGGCCGCCACGATCAAATGCGCGCTCGCCGAGGGGTTCTCGTGGACCCAAACCGCCGCCAGCCAGGCGTTCTTCGGCGCGCTGCTGTTCGCCGTCGCCTTGGCCGCGCTGACCGTCCTCGGCAAGCGCCCTGTACCGCTGTCGCCCAAGCGCGTGCTGTCCTTGCTGGGGCTGGGCCTCGCCACATGCACCACCTGCGTGCTGTACAACTTCGCGCTCACCATGCTGCCCGTGTCCGTGGCCATCACGCTGCTGTTCCAATTCACCTGGATCGGCATCGTATTCCAGGTGGTCGCCACCCGTCGCAAACCCCGCCTCGCTGAAATCGTCGCGGCGGCCGTCATCCTCGGAGGCACCCTCTTGGCGAGCGGCCTGTTCTCGAACACGGTGGGTCATCTCGACCCGCTCGGCATCCTCTGCGCGCTGCTGTCGGCCGTCAGCTGCGCGACGTTCATGTTCCTGTCGGCGCGCGTCGGCTGCGACCTGCCGCCAATCGAGCGCGGACTCGTCGTGTGCCTGGGCGCGTGCATCCTCGGCTTCGCCGTGTGCCCCGACTACTTCTCAAGCGGCGCGCTGCAGGCCGGCATTTGGAAGTACGGGCTGATCCTGGGCGTATTCGGGCTGTTCGTGCCCGTGGTGCTGTTCGGCATCGGAACGCCGCACCTCTCGGCGGGGCTGTCCACCATCATGGCATCGTCGGAGCTGCCATGCGGAATAGCGATATCGGTGCTCGTCCTGTCCGAACCCGTGGACGCGCTTCAGACGGCCGGAATAGCCGTCATCATGCTGGGCGTGGCGGTATCGCAGCTGCCCAACCTGCTGCCGCAAGGCGCGTCCGCTCGCTTTCGAAAAAAACGCTTGCAATGA